A single window of Lepeophtheirus salmonis chromosome 2, UVic_Lsal_1.4, whole genome shotgun sequence DNA harbors:
- the LOC121113715 gene encoding complement receptor type 2, with amino-acid sequence MMKRIREIRVLSLVLCVWNVSGERGSLPPCSEPQKIAYGISDWEPGLKIARYACLKGYHLVGTPQLECRYEKWFGDPPSCKPVLCPSDPGILPHGRLASGVKYRYGSEASVICEEGYEIRNGGKSKIHCRSDGTWEGVHGGYLPMCKEKSCSVNPRLSNGTVEMNVNVEGLKAGKPGSVSIYSCDPGFVLVPLSSEKRACVKGSWSGPSPTCVVDTQKARKLHCPPPPLINKGHYIITSEGQSETPLALPVSEGEEERFERGTLVRYLCKEGLALRRFHGQDLYRCESSGEWSPKYPPLCIDPSADLLSDPLEEAMCPSPPPVPHADYERISGLLTSNGVLHGTVLEYSCQVQYRDTSTPCLPTRRTCHAGKWIGRKPTCGPFKFCVQPPTISHGFMLSPAENAYPVYSSIEYGCQSGYRMKGPSTLKCSSTGCWVPNILPQCVRTELYESSWNTNSGMGGDDSQLPAVALLVSVTVGCAVVALVTTVCLLILCRRKGGPSSPSQGPAHWSTTVTVTPECRPREPLNRRQDQDRMALIAFADGVQQVTLPSYEEALRDSIPASSQFPEYDNPLSSSGILSGNSSINGTYHLRPTVRHLSGRHGGGRRSRAMVRHEEALNTWNSRHNTQGNGVCNGNNGGRRRRTEHVDTLSDTVSHHSIHVWPCRQPSQTASLKSGGSIASMETVGGQSFSQVSGQSENTVTTETSSTSNSSQTPSCRALAGSLASFDTSSIINTEGVPLLEENELETERSNSSEPGDTVSSTYSETSSKT; translated from the exons ATGATGAAGAGGATTAGAGAGATCCGAGTGTTGAGTTTGGTGCTTTGTGTTTGGAATGTGTCTGGAGAGCGTGGCTCCCTACCCCCTTGCTCTGAGCCTCAAAAGATTGCATATGGGATCTCTGATTGGGAGCCCGGATTGAAGATCGCGCGTTATGCTTGTTTGAAGGGCTATCATCTTGTGGGAACCCCTCAATTGGAGTGCCGTTATGAGAAATGGTTTGGTGACCCCCCGAGTTGCAAACCCGTGCTTTGTCCCTCTGATCCCGGGATCCTTCCTCACGGTCGACTTGCATCCGGAGTGAAATATCGGTACGGCTCTGAAGCGAGCGTCATTTGTGAAGAAGGCTACGAAATCCGGAACGGAGGAAAGTCGAAGATCCATTGTCGCTCTGACGGGACATGGGAAGGAGTTCACGGCGGATATTTGCCCATGTGCAAGGAGAAGTCTTGCAGTGTGAATCCCAGGCTCAGTAATGGAACAGTGGAGATGAATGTCAATGTGGAGGGATTGAAGGCGGGGAAACCGGGCTCGGTGTCCATTTACTCCTGTGACCCGGGATTCGTACTTGTGCCCCTGAGTTCTGAAAAGAGAGCTTGCGTCAAGGGGAGTTGGAGCGGCCCCTCTCCCACTTGTGTAGTGGACACTCAAAAAGCGAGGAAACTGCATTGTCCTCCCCCGCCTCTCATCAACAAGGGGCATTACATCATTACAAGTGAGGGACAATCTGAGACTCCATTGGCTCTTCCTGTTTCGgaaggagaggaagaaaggttcGAGAGAGGCACACTTGTTCGATATCTGTGCAAAGAGGGCCTTGCTTTGAGAAGGTTCCATGGGCAAGATTTATATAGATGTGAGAGTAGTGGGGAGTGGTCACCTAAATATCCTCCCCTATGTATTGATCCTTCAGCGGATCTACTCAGTGATCCACTGGAAGAAGCCATGTGCCCTTCCCCTCCCCCTGTTCCACATGCAGACTACGAGCGGATAAGTGGATTACTTACATCCAATGGAGTTCTTCATGGAACTGTTCTTGAGTATAGTTGCCAGGTTCAATATCGAGACACGAGTACACCATGTCTTCCTACAAGGAGAACGTGTCATGCAGGGAAGTGGATAGGGAGGAAACCTACTTgtg GTCCATTCAAGTTTTGTGTTCAACCTCCAACTATAAGTCATGGCTTTATGTTGAGTCCCGCGGAAAATGCATATCCTGTATATTCTAGCATAGAATATGGATGCCAGTCTGGTTATCGCATGAAGGGCCCTTCAACTTTGAAATGTTCATCCACAGGATGCTGGGTACCAAATATATTACCCCAATGTGTTCGGACAGAACTTTACG AGTCTAGTTGGAATACTAATTCAGGAATGGGTGGAGATGATTCACAATTACCAGCTGTAGCTCTTTTAGTTTCAGTCACAGTTGGATGCGCTGTTGTAGCTTTGGTAACCACGGTGTGTTTGCTTATTTTGTGTCGTCGAAAAGGTGGACCATCCTCTCCTTCCCAAGGGCCAGCCCACTGGTCAACAACAGTAACTGTTACTCCAGAGTGCCGCCCTCGGGAACCTTTAAATCGTAGGCAAGATCAAGATAGAATGGCTCTTATTGCTTTTGCTGATGGAGTTCAACAAGTCACTCTTCCAAGCTATGAAGAAGCTCTAAGAGATAGTATTCCTGCCTCTTCGCAGTTTCCAGAATATGATAATCCTCTATCCTCGTCTGGAATTTTGTCTGGGAATAGTAGTATTAATGGAACTTATCATTTGAGGCCCACTGTACGTCATTTAAGTGGACGTCATGGAGGAGGACGTCGATCCAGGGCTATGGTCAGACATGAAGAAGCTCTAAACACCTGGAATTCGAGACATAATACACAAGG TAATGGTGTTTGTAATGGCAATAATGGCGGAAGGAGAAGAAGAACTGAACATGTTGATACTTTGAGTGATACAGTTTCTCATCATTCCATTCACGTATGGCCTTGTCGTCAGCCTAGTCAGACCGCCAGTTTAAAATCAGGAGGTTCAATTGCATCCATGGAAACTGTTGGTGGTCAATCATTTAGCCAAGTTAGTGGACAATCAGAGAATACTGTGACCACAGAAACAAGTAGTACCTCAAATTCTAGTCAAACACCATCTTGTAGGGCACTTGCTGGATCGTTAGCATCTTTCGACACATCATCTATAATTAATACAGAAG gaGTTCCTTTGTTGGAAGAGAATGAACTTGAAACAGAGAGAAGTAATTCCTCCGAACCAGGAGACACTGTTAGTTCAACTTATAGTGAAACAAGTTCTAAAacctaa